The Inediibacterium massiliense genome has a segment encoding these proteins:
- a CDS encoding site-2 protease family protein yields the protein MDIRQTLLIIPGIIIGFAFHEYAHAQVAVWLGDHTPQDEGRLSLNPGVHIDPFGFLFILLAGFGWAKPVHINENNFKNPKRDDILVSLAGPAMNLLIAIFFLTIMKITPATLLGNFYNTFMEVFDYTVWINVVLFVFNLLPIPPLDGSHILFGILGMKDKPIYYEIASKGRFILALLIITNMIDKIMGPPIQMVYQQLLSIFLFI from the coding sequence ATGGATATTAGACAAACACTTTTAATTATTCCTGGTATCATTATAGGATTTGCCTTTCATGAGTATGCTCATGCACAAGTAGCTGTTTGGTTAGGAGATCATACTCCACAAGATGAAGGAAGGCTTTCTTTAAATCCAGGCGTACATATCGACCCTTTCGGATTTTTATTTATTCTTTTAGCTGGTTTTGGATGGGCAAAGCCTGTTCATATTAATGAAAATAATTTTAAAAATCCCAAAAGAGATGATATTTTAGTATCTTTAGCTGGCCCTGCGATGAATTTACTCATTGCAATATTTTTTCTTACCATTATGAAAATTACTCCAGCTACCTTGTTAGGTAACTTTTACAATACTTTCATGGAAGTTTTTGATTACACTGTATGGATCAATGTAGTTTTATTTGTATTTAACCTTCTTCCTATTCCGCCACTAGATGGATCTCATATTTTATTTGGAATATTAGGGATGAAGGATAAACCTATCTATTATGAAATTGCTTCAAAAGGAAGATTTATTTTAGCACTACTGATTATTACCAATATGATAGACAAAATTATGGGGCCTCCTATTCAAATGGTCTATCAACAGCTTTTAAGTATTTTTCTATTTATATAG